The segment AAGCCAACTTAGTAAAAGAGTTGTTATTACGAGAAACATCTTTCTGTGGAGACCTGCCCAATGTATTTGTTATCACTCCTTTTACCGAAATAGGTTATAAATTAAAAGGTGATTTGTTTAATCCGCTGATTCAATGGCTCAACAGAGTCAATTCTTCTTCCGAAAATGGAGATAAGTTATCTGAATGGTTAGATTCCCATATTGGCACTGTGCATACTTTCCAAGGTAAGCAAGCTGATGCGGTAATTTTATGTCTTGGTTTAGATGATCGCATAAAAGGAGCTGCCACATGGGCATCTCAAAAACCCAACTTGTTGAATGTTGCTCTTACAAGAGCTAAATACAGGTTTGTGGCAATTGGCGATAAAGATATTTGGTTGAAGCAGCCTTACTTTATGCAACTAAGCAAGTTGAATGAAGTTGATGTAATAGCATAAAATAATCCCCCCATGCAAACCTTCACCTCCATCAAAGAACTACTCAAGGCACTGCACCGCGAAGCCAGCTTGCTCGGTGAGATGTTTGCCCACCGAAAAAACAATGCTTTCAAATACGACGATGCCTTGGTGTTGGTCGACGATCAACCAGCAAGGATTGAGTCTTTGATTAGCCATGCCGTGCTCAACCAAAACGGGAGTTACTTGGAAATAAACAATCAGTTTTTAGATTTTTTTGAACAAATACTGGCAGTAAACGAAGAGGTCAACCTTGCCTTCATTCATAGCAACATTCAGAAGATTGAGGAGAACATAGAGTATTTTGGCAACGAAAAACGCGAGAGCGCTAAGTATGGCTACCTTAAGGTGATCAAGGGTACTCTAAAAACGATTGGGATGACTACGCTGCGCAATGTGATGGACTTGCGCCGAAACATAGAAACGACTTTTAAACACGAACCCAACTACAAAAACAAAAAAGCCAAGCTCGAACATCTGGATAAAAAACGGGAAGACATTGAAAACTTGATCAACCAAACCACCAGCTTGGTAAATGACAAACACGAGCTGTTTTTTCATAAAGCCTTAGATGTTGAACTAGACCAAATCATTGTCGACCTAAAGAAAAGCCTCGGTCATTGCCAACACAGTTTGCTTGAGATAGAAAAGCAAATCATTGATTTTTTGAACCAAATCAAACACCAAAACCAAGTGATAGAAAAGTTGCGCAAGGTGAAGTATCTGAAAGACCAGTTTACGCTCGACACCCACAGCAACCTAAGGGCGGTGCTCAGCGAAGAACGCTTGGTTGCCTTTGAAAAAAAACCTCAATATGCGCTTAAGGCATCGCTCAACACTTTGAGCACTTCGGACGAAGCTTTTGAGTTGATTTGCAAGGTTGCCAAAAAAGCCCAAACCAAGGCAAAGCCCAAGCTGCAACGAGCCGAACGCATTGAGGCAAAATACTTGAACAGCCAAGCAAAAGAAGAGGTGTTTATTGACTTAGATGGCATCAAAAATGGGTTTTTGGCAGGGAGCAACGATTTATTTGGTTTTTTGATGAAATATGATTTCCCCGAAAAACTCACGTTTGATCGGTTGGTTACCATCTATTGCCAACTCATTTCTCAATATGAGCACGAGTTTAATATTACCCACCAATTTGGCAACAGCCAAAACATTTCTTATGCCTTGGTTTATCCTAAATAACCTTTATTTATGAGCCACATTCACCAACACATCGCCCCCATTTTTGAGATATTGAGCAAGGGGCAATTTATATGTTCTAATAGCTCGAACCGCTCCATGCAAAAGCTCTATGACGTGATTAGCCAAGAGGGTAATTTTGAGGAGTTGTTTGACTATTTCAAGCAAATCAACTTTTGCCTTGAGGCAGGAGACGAATATTATTATTTCAGCAGGGAGGAGTCGAAGGCGGGCTTGGAGAGAAAGATAGAGACTGCCCACCAGTGGATTGATTTGCTTGATTTTTTCAAAACTTATGACCAGGCTTTTGGGGTGGGGTGGAGGTTTAGCCCTGCCGAAATAAGGGTGAGGTTGAGCACCAATGCGGAATTGAAATACAAGTTGGACAATTTGAAAAAGCGTTATCCCAAAAACATCTCTTACGACGAAGCGGTGGGCAAACTTGCCGAGTCGTTGCGCAAAGAGGGTTTTGTAGAGTTGCATAACGAAATAGAAAAGACCTATAAGGTGTTGTCGTCTTTTAAATACCTAGAGGAGTTGATTTTGAAAATAAACATAGAGGAGGACATAGAAAATGAGATTCCTGAATAAAGTGGTATTTATCAATAGTGCCTCTATGAGCTATGCCGAGGTGGGGGTAGATGGCAACGTGCATTTGATTGGCACCCAAGGGGCGGGCAAAAGTACCTTGTTGCGGGCAATCTTGTTTTTTTATAATGCCGACAAAACCAAGTTGGGCATTCCACGCGAGAAAAAGGGCTTCGACGAGTACTATTTCCCTTATCAAAACTCTTACATTGTGTTTGAGGTAGCCAAAGAAAACGCCTCTTTTTGTGTGCTGGCTTTTAAAAACCAAGCCAAGACCTGTTTCCGTTTCATCGATTCGGCTTACCAAAAAACATTGTTTATCGATGCGCTCAACCACGCCCGCGATTGGGCAGGGATAAGGGATGCCTTGGGCAGCAAAATTGGCTACTCTAAGGTGATCAATAGTTATGAGGAGTACCGCAATATTATTTATGGCAACAACAAGGGTTTGTCTAGCGATTTTAAAAAATATGCCATGCTGGAGAGTGCCCAATATCAGAACATTCCCAGAACAATACAAAACGTATTTTTGAACTCAAAGCTAGAGGCAGCCTTTATCAAAGCCACCATCATTAAGTCTATCAACGAAGAGGAACTCAGCATAGATTTGGACACTTATGACAAGGGGCATTTGCGGGATTTTGACCTTGAGCTGAATGATGTAAAAAAATGGAAAAAGTTGGACAAGGCAGGAGCAAACCTATTAGAAAAACAAGCGCGTGCGGTGATAGATGCACGCATCACATACAAAGCCGAACAACAAGCAAAGAAAAAACTAGCGGCTAGTTTGGGCTGGGTGTTGCATAAAAATACCCAACAAAAACCCATGTTGGCACAACACATGCGTGGGGCAACTCAAGCCCAACAAAAGCTTGAGCAAACAATAGGCACAACCAAGGAGAAATTTGACGCTGGCAAGTCTAGGACAAAGAACAGGCAGGCGGTGATTGATGATAAACTTGATACGGCGGCAAAGCAACAAGCTCATTATAAAGAACAAAACATTGAACAAATCATTGCCAGGGTAGGCAACAAAGGGGCGCAACTTGCCGAGCAAAAACAGTGGCAAGCGGAGAGAGATATTCTTACCTCAAAATTTCAGGAAATAGAAACACAATACGAGGCATTGATGGCACTGCAAAAGAGCAAGCAGGAAGCGCTCAAAAATAATCAAGGCAAAAAACAAAACGAGCTCAATGCGCAATTTTTGAAGGCGCAAAACGAATTGAATGCCAAGTATGAGCGCTTGATTGAAGAAGTGAGACAACAAGGGCAGCAAATGATGGACGATGCCCAGTACATGCTGAATGCCCAACGTGAGCAAGTGAAGGAGTGGGAGGTGAAAAAAATCAAAATAGAAAACACCCAGTTTTTTGCCGAAGAACTGGCTTTGCAACAAAAAGAGTTGGAAGGCTTGCAAAAAGAACAAGCCAATGCCCAGCAAACGATCAGCGATAGCGAAGCAACCATCAATGACTTAAGGAAAGAGTGGGGTTGGGAGAAAGAAAAGGTGGAGAGTAAGGCAAAAAATGAAACTGATGACATCAAAAGAAAACAGCAACCGCTTGAGGCTGAAAAGGAGAGGGTAGAGGCAAAGGTTGCGGGTGTAGCGGGCAGTTTGTATGATTGGCTAGAAGAAAACAAACCTGGTTGGCAAGCAAACATAGGCAAAGTGATCAACGAAGATTGGGTATTGTTTGCCCAAGATTTAGAACCTCAGTTGATCAACGAAGATAGTCAAAGCGTGTATGGGATAAAACTAGATTTGGGTAAGATAGACAAGCAAGTAAAAAGCGTAGAGGATTATGCGCAAGCACTCAAAAAAAACGAACAAGCACGGCAAACATTGGCAGCGAAAGCAAACCAGTGCGCGAAAACTTTGCAAGACAACATAAACCGTTTGCGCAAAAAATACCAAACTGAGATAAAAAACGCTGAAAAACTGATTACCCAAAACACGCACATTTTGGCGCAAGCCACCCAAAAGATAAAGGCGGCTGAAGTGGCAATACATGAGCTTGCCCAAAAAGCCGCAAATGCAAAGGCAGTAGCTACCCAAGAGGCAGAAGAAAAGGAGAGCAAAGCCAAGGCAGCAGCGCAAGAAATTGTGCAGCGATTGAGTGAACTTAAGCAAACCCAAAAGAACAACATTGCTCGCAAGCAAGAAGCAAAGGCTCAGGAACTGGCAGAGATGACCCAGCAAAAAGCAAGCAAGCAAGAGCAGCTACAAGCCGCCTTTGAGCAAAGCAATGCATTGATTAGCGAGGCAATGGCAAAAATCAACGCAGAGAAAAACCAACGACTAGAGTCGGAAGGGGCGAATGTCAAAAAAATTGGGGCTATTGACAAGCAACTGAAGAAGATTGCTCAAGAATTAGATTTTATAGATGCTCACCAAGCCAAGGTAACCGAGTATGAGAAGGACAAGAGGGAGTTGTTTGACAAGGTAGAGGGGTGGCAAGAAGAGAGGCAACGCTTGGACGAAAAACTCTGGCAACAAACTGCCCAGTACGAGCAAGCGTTGGCAAAATTGAAAGAAGACTTGGCGGAGGCCAAACAACGGGTGGCGCAATTGCGCCAGGAACAAGACTTGGTGGCAAAGGATGAGGAGGAGTATGAGGCTTTTAAAAAAGGAAGGGTTTGCACTGAAGAGGTGCTGGCGCAAATTGCTAGTTTTAACAATGATGACGCCAGCCACAAAAGGGGTACAGAGTTGATGCGATTGATCAACGCCAAGCACTACGAAGCACGGGACTTGCTCGAAGGTTTAAGCCGCGCGGTGCATGACTTTATAAGCCACTTTGACGAAAAGAATGTATTTAGTTTTAGGGTCAGATTTGCCCCTCAAGAGGATGAAGCCTTGCTCAATTTTGCTGTAGACCTGGAGGAGTTTATCAATGAAAACAAAATAGCTACCTACGAAAAACGAATCAATGACCGCTTTGCCAACATCATCACCCAAATAGGCAAAGAAGTGGGCGAGCTGACCGCAAAGGCGGGAGAAATCAGCAAAATCATTGGCAAGATCAACAACGATTTTGCGGATAATAAAATCTTTGTGAAGGCAATCAAACACATAGAGATGAAGGTGATTGAGAGCGACCATAAGATTATGCGCACAATGGTGGAGATCAAAGATTTTAACGAGGAAAAAGGTGCAACACTGGGCGCGCCTAATTTGTTTTCGGGCGACCATGCCCAACAAGACAACCAAAAGGCGATCAACTTGCTTACGCGTTTGGTGAAGGAGCTCAACCAGAGCAAAAGTGATCAATTGAAGCTTTCAGATTCGTTTGATTTGAGGTTTAAGATCATAGAAAACGACAACGATTCGGGCTGGGTGCAAAAACTCGCCAATGTGGGCTCTGAGGGCACCGACATACTCGCCAAGGCAATGATCAATATCACGCTTTTGAACGTGTTTAAGGAAAGTGCTTCGCGCAGGTTCAAAGACTTTAAGTTGCATTGTATGATGGATGAGATTGGCAAATTGCACCCCAATAATGTAGCGGGGATTCTCAAATTTGCCAATCAAAGAAACATCCTATTGATCAACGGCTCGCCCACTAGCTACAACGCCATTGACTATAAATATACTTACTTGCTCTCGAAGGATGAGCGAAACATTACTT is part of the Microscilla marina ATCC 23134 genome and harbors:
- a CDS encoding ATP-binding protein, which translates into the protein MRFLNKVVFINSASMSYAEVGVDGNVHLIGTQGAGKSTLLRAILFFYNADKTKLGIPREKKGFDEYYFPYQNSYIVFEVAKENASFCVLAFKNQAKTCFRFIDSAYQKTLFIDALNHARDWAGIRDALGSKIGYSKVINSYEEYRNIIYGNNKGLSSDFKKYAMLESAQYQNIPRTIQNVFLNSKLEAAFIKATIIKSINEEELSIDLDTYDKGHLRDFDLELNDVKKWKKLDKAGANLLEKQARAVIDARITYKAEQQAKKKLAASLGWVLHKNTQQKPMLAQHMRGATQAQQKLEQTIGTTKEKFDAGKSRTKNRQAVIDDKLDTAAKQQAHYKEQNIEQIIARVGNKGAQLAEQKQWQAERDILTSKFQEIETQYEALMALQKSKQEALKNNQGKKQNELNAQFLKAQNELNAKYERLIEEVRQQGQQMMDDAQYMLNAQREQVKEWEVKKIKIENTQFFAEELALQQKELEGLQKEQANAQQTISDSEATINDLRKEWGWEKEKVESKAKNETDDIKRKQQPLEAEKERVEAKVAGVAGSLYDWLEENKPGWQANIGKVINEDWVLFAQDLEPQLINEDSQSVYGIKLDLGKIDKQVKSVEDYAQALKKNEQARQTLAAKANQCAKTLQDNINRLRKKYQTEIKNAEKLITQNTHILAQATQKIKAAEVAIHELAQKAANAKAVATQEAEEKESKAKAAAQEIVQRLSELKQTQKNNIARKQEAKAQELAEMTQQKASKQEQLQAAFEQSNALISEAMAKINAEKNQRLESEGANVKKIGAIDKQLKKIAQELDFIDAHQAKVTEYEKDKRELFDKVEGWQEERQRLDEKLWQQTAQYEQALAKLKEDLAEAKQRVAQLRQEQDLVAKDEEEYEAFKKGRVCTEEVLAQIASFNNDDASHKRGTELMRLINAKHYEARDLLEGLSRAVHDFISHFDEKNVFSFRVRFAPQEDEALLNFAVDLEEFINENKIATYEKRINDRFANIITQIGKEVGELTAKAGEISKIIGKINNDFADNKIFVKAIKHIEMKVIESDHKIMRTMVEIKDFNEEKGATLGAPNLFSGDHAQQDNQKAINLLTRLVKELNQSKSDQLKLSDSFDLRFKIIENDNDSGWVQKLANVGSEGTDILAKAMINITLLNVFKESASRRFKDFKLHCMMDEIGKLHPNNVAGILKFANQRNILLINGSPTSYNAIDYKYTYLLSKDERNITSVKTLVQKY
- a CDS encoding condensin complex protein MksE — encoded protein: MSHIHQHIAPIFEILSKGQFICSNSSNRSMQKLYDVISQEGNFEELFDYFKQINFCLEAGDEYYYFSREESKAGLERKIETAHQWIDLLDFFKTYDQAFGVGWRFSPAEIRVRLSTNAELKYKLDNLKKRYPKNISYDEAVGKLAESLRKEGFVELHNEIEKTYKVLSSFKYLEELILKINIEEDIENEIPE